ACATTTTTCTTATATGCTAATGGGAATTTAATAAAATCAGAAGCTGATGACAATGCTGGGGCTTATTACTTCACTATAACCTATCCAGCTAAAAATTAAATTTTATTCATTAACCATTTATGGACAAAATTTGGGATATAAAATTATTATCCGCTGTAGAATTTAAAGTAGCAGAATAAGTAATAGTTATTACATTATTTTTAAAGCTTAAAATAAATTCTCTTGTATCAGAAGTTAGTCCTATTGTGATTGCAACATCATTATTTCTTACAATTTCTGTTCTTAGAATTATAGGGGTAAAATAGTAGAAATTACCATCACTCGCATAGTTTATTCCTATTATTTCTAAAAATTTTGAATTGTCTGGGATACTACCTAGCACTTGTCCTTTTGCTGATGCTCTACCCTTAAAAATTTCAGAATATTTAAATAGATTTTCCAATCTCTCAAGAATTGAATGACTGTCCATAGCGATATAATTATTGATATTTGCTGAAATATCAGTATTATTATTTTTACACAAGTATAACTTCTTTGTGTTTTTGTCAAAGTAGGTTTTACCTGCTTCTTTTAAACCTATTTCATTTAAAACACCACCATAAGTTTTTCCAGTTATTTCTTCTATTTTATTCCCTTCTAGTGCTGTATTTTCTTGAGTTCCATATTTAACTATTCCGTACTGCTCAGCTGAAGCATAGTCTGTTTTATTTACTTTTTTATTCATTCCCTCATTAAACTCTTGAAGTGTTATATAACTGTGTAAATCAATGTTAGCATCTACCTTTGTTCCACTTGTGATATTGAAATAAATAACTATTACAAAAGAATGAGGACTGTCCTTCATCAATGGAATATAGTCATATTTATCTCCTGCATTGGCATAAGCATAAAGGATCTCTTCTTCTTCATTCCCTTTTGCATAAAGTCCAATTTCTCTGAATATTTTATTTTCTCTTAGTCCAGCATTTGAAAATTGGAGTTCAATAGATACTATATTCTTTTCATCTCCTTGTATTTTGCAACTAGCAACATTTGCTATTCCCCATTCTTCTTTTACATCTGTTAAGAATCTAATCTCATCATTTGAAGTTATTGAACCACTTCCTAACTTTGCTTTTGTAAAAGTTAAAGTTTCAGATAAATTTCCATTTATCTTTGCTTGAAGTTGTTCCCCTTTTTTTGTTAGCTTTAAGCCTTCAAAATAACTCATTATGTAGTCCCTCCTATCTGAATTATCTTAGTAAATCCTATCCCTTGAGCTATATTCAATTCTGAATTTATCCTCATAGTTTGATCTAGTTTAAAATCAGCTTTTATCTCTATTTTTTTCATACTCTCAATTATTGATGAGTAATATTTATTACTTTTATTATTGATTATTTCAAGTTCCCAATACATTCTTGCTCCAGCTTCACAAACTTTATTTAAATCAGGCATTTTGTTAATAACCTCTAAATCATCAACCATATTTACTTTAAATAGTTGACTAGCTACTTCTTGTAATGGTCTTGTCTTTAATTTTGTAACTTCTTTATTAGTAAGTTCTCTCGTAAGTGAAAGTAAAAACTCTGTATTGGGTAATCCATCAAGTGCCATTTTTTTAATAATTAATGCTTGTCTATAAGTTTCATCATCTCGACCACTTCTCTTTTCATCATATCTTTCACCCATAAAATCTAAAAATATCCCTGAACATTTTAATAATGATGTTTGATTTTTTAAATCTTCTATTAAATTGTCTATATACTCAATAACAGGCTTCAAAGTTTTATAAAATTTTATTGTATTTTCTTTTTGAAAATACAAAGGTAAACCCTTTATAACTTCATCAATCATGATATTCTCCCAGCACTTTTTGGTATTTCATAAAAGTTTAATTGAATTGAATTACTCCAAATAAGAGTACTTTTTTTTCTAAACTTTAAGTCAAAATCTGTATATTTATAGTTTTTATTATAAAGATACTCATATAAGAATGTTCCATTTGATAGTAAAGCACCTATTCCAGCCTCATTAATATACTCATCAATTAAATTTTTGATTTTCAATTCATCAGCACTTTTTATATCCAATTTATATTCAATTTCTGTTTGAGTTGGTCTATCAAATCTTATAACTTCATAATAATTTGGTACAGATGTTGGAACATTTACAACAACACTTCCCCTTGTATCAGGTGTATGAATGTGCATATAAATAGCATGTGCTATTTCTTCTTTTATTCCTCCATCTACAACTATCCAAATGCTTTTTGGAGAAAGTCCAAAACTGTCAATGTTCATTGTATTATTTCTTATCCCATTAGCACTTTTCACTCCTGGTAATTTTCTAATAGCATTTAAAACAGGTAATAAAGCCCATTCTCCTTTACTATTTCCAGCTAAATATCTTTTTAAATACTCATAATCAGTTTCAGAAGAAAGCCCACCTTCTCCAATTTCTGTATTTTGTACATCTACTATTGAAGCTGGTGCTTTTATAACTTTTTCAATTTTATTAATTTGAATATTTCCTTCCTCTCCATCGAACAGGCTTTGAAATAGTATTGTCTTACTCTTTGAAGAATCCACCTCAAACCTTTCTATATTTTCATATCTTGTCCCATTCTCTGCTTGGATAATAATATCCCCTTGTATTACATCAACAAAGCCTGTTGCTGTAACTTTACAATGTACTTGTGCTTTTGTCCCAAATCTTCGAGGAAAAAAATATAATAAATTGTCTAGTTCTTCATTTTGTGCATTATAGATATTTAAGCCTCTTGATACTGAAATAATCTTATCTTCAAGATAAGAACAAAGATATATAAAAGGTGCTACTAATTTGTAATAATCACCAGTTGGCTCAACATTGAAATCACTCCCAAAGTTCTCTTTTTTTTGTGCTTCTTTTTGTGCTAACTCCATAAGTCCTTGAAAGCCTTTTGTTTCAAACTTATCCACTGATAATCACCTCTTTCTCTATATCATTATGTTCTTTATGTGTTATATATATCTTTGCTTTTAAAATTCTTTCTTTCTCAGAAGTTATTTGATAACTAACTGACTCTATTTCAGTTCTAAACCATTCTTGTAACTTTCTGCAAATATGTTCAAGTTTATACTCAGCTACATCTTGTTCATTTATTATTCTTATATCAAGTCCTAAATTTTCATCATAAAAGCACTCTATTGAGTATATTTTTAAGGAATTTACTACTCTTTGCCAAAACTCTTCTATTCCTGAAATAGTTGAAAAGTTAATATCTCCATCATTCATTTTTATAGCTTTCATTAAACTACTCCTCCACTTGTGTCATTTCCTTTTGCTACTCCTGAATGCTTA
This Fusobacterium animalis 7_1 DNA region includes the following protein-coding sequences:
- a CDS encoding baseplate J/gp47 family protein — its product is MDKFETKGFQGLMELAQKEAQKKENFGSDFNVEPTGDYYKLVAPFIYLCSYLEDKIISVSRGLNIYNAQNEELDNLLYFFPRRFGTKAQVHCKVTATGFVDVIQGDIIIQAENGTRYENIERFEVDSSKSKTILFQSLFDGEEGNIQINKIEKVIKAPASIVDVQNTEIGEGGLSSETDYEYLKRYLAGNSKGEWALLPVLNAIRKLPGVKSANGIRNNTMNIDSFGLSPKSIWIVVDGGIKEEIAHAIYMHIHTPDTRGSVVVNVPTSVPNYYEVIRFDRPTQTEIEYKLDIKSADELKIKNLIDEYINEAGIGALLSNGTFLYEYLYNKNYKYTDFDLKFRKKSTLIWSNSIQLNFYEIPKSAGRIS